Within the Candidatus Methylomirabilota bacterium genome, the region GCGCATTCACATCCGCGCCGTGCGTAAGCAGCAGTTCGACGACCCCGGCATGGCCATTCCACGCCGCACGCATCAGGGCCGTCCAGCCATCTTTATCCCGTACGTGCACATCCGCGCCGTGTGTAAGCAGCAGTTCGACGACCCCGGACCGCCCGTGTCCGGACGCATGTATCAGGCTTGTCCAGCCGTCTTTATCTCGAGCTTTCACGTCTGCACCGTGCGTGAGCAGCAGTTCGACGACCCCGGCATGCCCTTTCCACGACGCATGCATCAGGGCCGTCCAGTCGTTATGATCCTGGGCATTCACATCCGCGCCATGCGTGAGCAGCAGTTCGACACCCTCAGCATACCCTTTCCACGCCACACGCATCAGGGCCGTCCAGCCATTGTAGTCCTTCGCATTGACCTCCGCGCCGTACGTGAGCAGCAACTCGGTGATCTGGGCTCGCCCATGCCAGGAGGCATGCATCAGCGCCGTCCAGCCATGTTTATCGGTCGCGCTCGTATCGGCCCTCGCCGCTAACAGGCTCTTGACTTTCTCGGTGGTTCCACATTTCGCCGCCTCGATCAGCTTTTTCCCGGGTTTCCCACTACCCTCAAATAATGAGCTGAACAAACCCATAGACCCTCCTCTTAACTCTCATACCATAAGAGAGCGTCATTCATGACATCACCATGCTTTCCCCCAACTACCATTGGAAGTACTGATGTCGCATAAATACACCACCTGCTGAAAACCGATTCTTCAGTAGGCCG harbors:
- a CDS encoding ankyrin repeat domain-containing protein — translated: MGLFSSLFEGSGKPGKKLIEAAKCGTTEKVKSLLAARADTSATDKHGWTALMHASWHGRAQITELLLTYGAEVNAKDYNGWTALMRVAWKGYAEGVELLLTHGADVNAQDHNDWTALMHASWKGHAGVVELLLTHGADVKARDKDGWTSLIHASGHGRSGVVELLLTHGADVHVRDKDGWTALMRAAWNGHAGVVELLLTHGADVNAQDQSGATALIRASWRGHSGVVELLLTHGADVGIQDHRGKTALVCAGERGRPRIVRLLLHQGADANAENYHRQTARMYLSSHEHSKVAELLERHGAR